A window from Opitutia bacterium ISCC 52 encodes these proteins:
- a CDS encoding AraC family transcriptional regulator, with protein MTLCRCHAEAPLRVELCGISYCDGSYRRRRNNSRFTVIEYIIRGKGTLEVGDQVYHPQKGDVYFVTEGSEHEYRADPNDPWTKIWFNTSGPLPLALLDIYGLRGVNHIPSVSVEPLFREGYEACVEDPNQAEQVVAITLHNIFLQISTVLRSRHQNAFRRSQKLHDYLESCVEETPSLDDMAKLIGRSPSQTIRIFKREWGITPYHFLIERKLMKARVLLTGSVKSVKEIAYQLGFNSEYHFSALFKKKAGMSPKAYRNSIVH; from the coding sequence ATGACCCTTTGCCGTTGTCACGCCGAAGCTCCCTTACGGGTCGAGTTGTGCGGCATATCCTATTGCGACGGCAGCTATCGCAGGCGGCGCAACAACTCCAGGTTCACAGTGATAGAGTACATCATTCGCGGGAAAGGAACGCTGGAGGTAGGTGACCAGGTGTATCATCCCCAAAAGGGTGATGTATACTTCGTGACTGAAGGCAGCGAACATGAGTACAGAGCAGATCCTAACGATCCCTGGACGAAGATCTGGTTTAATACCTCCGGCCCACTACCATTGGCTTTACTAGACATCTACGGACTTCGAGGTGTTAATCACATTCCGTCGGTCAGCGTTGAGCCCCTGTTTCGTGAGGGCTACGAAGCCTGTGTTGAGGATCCCAACCAAGCGGAACAGGTTGTAGCCATTACGCTCCATAATATTTTCCTGCAAATCTCAACGGTGCTCCGCTCAAGGCATCAGAACGCTTTTAGGCGAAGCCAGAAACTGCACGATTATCTTGAAAGTTGTGTTGAAGAGACTCCCAGCTTGGACGATATGGCAAAGCTCATAGGACGATCACCCTCCCAAACGATACGCATATTCAAACGTGAATGGGGCATAACGCCCTACCACTTCCTCATTGAGCGAAAGCTTATGAAGGCAAGGGTACTGCTTACTGGGAGTGTCAAGTCCGTCAAAGAAATTGCCTACCAACTCGGCTTCAACAGCGAGTACCATTTCTCCGCCCTGTTCAAAAAGAAGGCCGGCATGTCTCCCAAGGCCTATCGCAATTCCATTGTGCATTGA
- the betC gene encoding choline-sulfatase, producing MSKQPNILLIMADQVNPAFLPAYGHPVVKMPHLDNIADEGVVFDTVYCTNPICAPSRFSMLTGRMASEMGVFDHQCEMPASAPTMMHYLRHLGYHTALSGKMHFLGPDQLHGYEERLTTDIYPSDFGWGPDWRAGTPEIPWAPTGISPRTVIEAGPCARSLQLDYDEEVAHQAVQKIYDLARQPEPQPFFLTVSFSQPHSPFVASREHWDRYEEDEIDMPDVPPLSLEEMDAHSRRLHHMFHIDEYTVTEDNVRNARRAYYGMLSYIDDKLGELMTALEDSGLKEETVVVFTSDHGEMLGERGLWYKQSLLEGSVRVPLIVRMPGKSPLKGRRVSKTVSLLDLLPTFVELGIEDEPVDYVEPILGHSLLPLLSTESNPWEHPVFAEYSAEGTYAPCLMVRKGKFKYVYCETDPALLFDLEADPSELNNLAGNETYAEVLSGMHEELLRVWNPDQYRRDALASQKRQWFIHRILSKTTPNPWVFQPSSNAKDQYVRSGANTTFVKGKARLPYVEPAQPDKPRTE from the coding sequence ATGTCCAAGCAACCCAATATTCTTCTCATCATGGCAGACCAGGTGAATCCGGCTTTCCTGCCGGCCTATGGTCACCCGGTCGTAAAAATGCCCCACCTTGATAATATAGCCGATGAAGGGGTGGTTTTTGATACGGTTTATTGCACCAATCCCATTTGCGCGCCTTCGCGATTCTCGATGTTGACCGGAAGGATGGCTTCGGAAATGGGCGTATTCGATCACCAATGCGAAATGCCGGCCTCGGCGCCGACAATGATGCACTACCTCCGCCACCTCGGTTACCATACCGCGTTGTCGGGAAAGATGCATTTTCTCGGACCGGATCAGCTTCATGGATACGAAGAGCGGCTAACTACAGATATTTATCCCTCTGATTTCGGATGGGGGCCCGACTGGCGGGCCGGCACCCCGGAAATCCCCTGGGCGCCAACCGGGATCAGTCCGCGTACGGTAATCGAGGCCGGTCCCTGCGCGAGAAGCTTGCAGCTTGATTACGACGAGGAAGTAGCCCACCAAGCGGTACAGAAAATCTACGATCTTGCGCGCCAACCAGAGCCTCAACCCTTCTTCCTGACGGTCTCGTTTTCGCAGCCACACAGTCCATTCGTTGCCAGTCGCGAACACTGGGATCGTTACGAGGAGGATGAGATCGACATGCCTGATGTACCCCCACTTTCCCTGGAGGAAATGGATGCGCATTCACGGCGTCTGCATCACATGTTCCACATCGACGAATACACTGTCACCGAAGACAATGTGCGCAATGCCCGACGTGCTTACTACGGCATGTTAAGCTACATCGACGACAAGCTCGGGGAGCTTATGACTGCACTCGAGGACTCAGGCCTGAAGGAAGAGACGGTGGTCGTTTTCACCTCAGATCACGGCGAAATGCTGGGCGAGCGGGGACTCTGGTACAAACAGTCATTGCTGGAAGGTTCGGTTCGCGTACCCTTGATCGTGCGAATGCCGGGAAAATCGCCGTTGAAGGGGCGCCGCGTTTCGAAGACCGTTTCCTTGCTCGACCTGCTGCCTACTTTTGTTGAACTGGGAATCGAGGATGAGCCGGTCGACTACGTTGAGCCGATTTTAGGTCATAGCCTGCTGCCCCTGTTGTCGACGGAGAGTAATCCTTGGGAACATCCAGTGTTTGCTGAATATTCAGCTGAGGGGACCTATGCTCCCTGCCTGATGGTAAGGAAAGGAAAGTTTAAATACGTTTATTGTGAAACGGATCCGGCGCTGCTGTTCGACCTGGAAGCCGATCCCAGCGAGTTAAACAATCTCGCCGGTAACGAAACCTATGCCGAGGTGTTGTCCGGTATGCACGAGGAATTGCTGCGGGTCTGGAACCCGGATCAGTATCGGCGAGACGCCTTGGCATCGCAAAAACGTCAGTGGTTCATTCATCGCATACTGTCAAAGACCACCCCGAATCCATGGGTCTTTCAGCCTTCCTCAAACGCCAAGGACCAGTATGTGCGCAGCGGCGCAAACACGACTTTCGTCAAAGGAAAGGCCAGATTGCCCTATGTCGAACCGGCTCAACCGGACAAGCCACGGACCGAGTGA
- a CDS encoding glycoside hydrolase family 88 protein: MNHEAEKGMKTNPTAENSSILDRALDLGIAKCLRDADRLPTFPHVTKDGDWLLSEHARWTGGFFVGMLWLAGALREDPAILKTARSWALRLAPRATDCSTHDMGFLFEPSCVRGHNIKADEQLRSLAITAGQSLASRFVPTGAYIPAWDPSEGQEYLALAIVDTIMNLPIVCWAAKESGDNHLHEIAVQTAETIRKQHIRPDGATYHVVDHDPDTGEVTHRGTHQGAHDESCWTRGQAWTLYGFTRMGAILESDELMVTARKTADYFLNQMGERTIPPWDFDRKDANEPVDSAAGAIAASGLIELGRRTGEQRYTQAGERMVHGLIDTCIYFDHPDKPGLLMHGTVDYPRRSGVDESIMYGDHYFMEALVKLRRPELWDILGCC; the protein is encoded by the coding sequence ATGAATCATGAAGCGGAAAAAGGCATGAAGACGAATCCTACAGCAGAAAACAGCAGTATTCTTGATAGAGCTCTTGACCTGGGAATAGCCAAATGCCTGCGCGATGCAGACCGCTTACCCACCTTTCCACATGTGACGAAAGACGGTGATTGGTTGCTCAGTGAACACGCGCGCTGGACGGGTGGATTCTTTGTGGGAATGCTCTGGCTTGCGGGAGCGCTGCGAGAGGATCCGGCCATCCTAAAGACAGCACGGTCCTGGGCTCTGCGCCTAGCTCCACGGGCTACGGACTGCTCGACTCACGATATGGGTTTCCTGTTCGAGCCTAGTTGCGTACGTGGCCACAATATCAAGGCCGACGAACAGTTGCGATCGCTGGCGATTACCGCCGGCCAGTCCCTGGCCTCTCGTTTCGTTCCGACAGGCGCGTACATTCCAGCCTGGGATCCGTCCGAAGGACAGGAGTACCTGGCGCTGGCGATTGTCGATACGATCATGAATCTGCCGATCGTCTGCTGGGCGGCAAAAGAGTCCGGCGACAACCACTTGCACGAAATCGCCGTGCAGACGGCCGAGACCATCCGCAAGCAGCACATCCGCCCGGACGGTGCGACTTATCATGTGGTCGATCATGATCCGGACACGGGTGAGGTCACACACAGAGGTACCCATCAGGGCGCGCATGACGAATCCTGCTGGACCCGCGGACAGGCTTGGACCCTCTACGGATTTACCCGTATGGGAGCCATTCTGGAGTCGGATGAATTGATGGTGACGGCACGAAAGACAGCAGATTACTTCCTCAACCAAATGGGTGAGAGAACCATCCCGCCCTGGGATTTCGACCGGAAGGATGCCAATGAGCCGGTGGACTCTGCTGCAGGCGCGATTGCGGCCAGTGGACTGATCGAACTGGGCCGCCGAACTGGAGAGCAGAGGTACACCCAGGCTGGTGAGCGAATGGTCCATGGTTTGATCGATACCTGCATTTATTTTGATCATCCGGATAAACCGGGTTTACTGATGCACGGAACCGTGGATTACCCACGCCGTTCCGGTGTGGATGAATCGATAATGTACGGCGACCATTATTTCATGGAAGCCCTCGTAAAGCTGCGCCGCCCCGAGCTTTGGGATATCCTTGGATGTTGCTGA
- a CDS encoding CoA transferase translates to MLLDGMKVISFCHYLHGPAATQYLADMGADVIKIEPPGGPLERKWSGGDSFVDGVSSFFLSANRNKRSIAMNLKHPDSKEVIHRIIKQSHVLVENFRPGVLDRLGYGLEEVRKIRPDIIYVSATGYGSSGPMKDAPGQDMLAQARSGMIAAMGDYGARPVPAGNALIDQHGSTLIAMGIAAAYAKQLQTGEGTHIEGNLLNAALDLQTEPLTSFLSRPDLTSEVFKRDSHLATWYHPAPYGIYQMADCFVAISMNNTAGSLAEILNNELLRELSEKDLLEERDAFAHELAKSLKELPLSEMAEKFDQKGIWYARVQDYSDLRTDPQVAANQVLREVPIKQSKATLINHPLRYDEKVPELRHIALRCGQDGRDILNDLGFAEDQIEEYFSKGVLYEDPEE, encoded by the coding sequence ATGCTACTTGATGGGATGAAGGTTATCAGTTTCTGCCACTACTTACATGGACCGGCGGCAACACAGTATCTGGCGGATATGGGGGCAGACGTTATCAAGATTGAACCTCCAGGCGGACCGCTCGAGCGCAAGTGGTCGGGGGGCGATTCCTTTGTCGATGGCGTAAGCAGCTTCTTCCTTTCCGCCAACCGGAATAAGCGCAGCATTGCCATGAACCTGAAGCATCCGGATTCCAAGGAAGTCATTCACCGCATCATCAAGCAGTCGCATGTCCTGGTGGAAAACTTTCGCCCTGGGGTTTTAGATCGGCTCGGCTACGGTTTGGAGGAAGTGCGCAAGATCCGTCCCGATATCATTTACGTTTCGGCTACTGGCTATGGTTCATCCGGGCCGATGAAGGACGCACCCGGGCAGGACATGCTGGCTCAGGCGCGTAGTGGAATGATCGCCGCCATGGGCGACTACGGAGCGCGCCCGGTCCCGGCAGGCAACGCCCTTATCGATCAGCATGGTTCAACCCTCATAGCGATGGGAATTGCGGCGGCTTATGCTAAACAGCTTCAAACCGGTGAGGGCACGCATATCGAGGGAAATCTTTTAAATGCAGCCCTGGACTTGCAGACCGAGCCGCTTACCTCGTTCTTGAGTCGACCGGATCTGACGAGCGAAGTGTTCAAGCGAGATTCCCACTTGGCAACCTGGTATCATCCGGCGCCCTACGGCATCTATCAAATGGCCGACTGCTTTGTGGCTATTTCGATGAATAACACCGCCGGTTCATTGGCAGAAATCCTCAATAACGAATTGCTAAGGGAACTTTCGGAAAAAGATCTGCTCGAGGAACGGGATGCCTTTGCCCATGAGCTGGCAAAATCGTTAAAGGAATTGCCCCTGTCGGAGATGGCCGAAAAATTTGACCAAAAAGGCATCTGGTATGCACGGGTACAAGATTACAGTGACCTGCGCACCGATCCTCAAGTCGCGGCAAACCAAGTGCTGCGGGAAGTGCCTATTAAACAATCAAAGGCCACCTTGATCAACCACCCTTTGCGTTACGATGAAAAGGTCCCAGAGCTCAGGCACATTGCTCTCCGTTGTGGACAGGACGGCAGGGATATACTTAACGATCTGGGCTTCGCGGAGGATCAAATAGAGGAGTACTTTTCCAAGGGTGTATTATATGAGGACCCCGAGGAGTGA
- a CDS encoding enoyl-CoA hydratase/isomerase family protein, whose translation MTKDTTEHDTGPPQMVTLERRQDGVAILTLNRPPLNLFNREMTEMFDQALREIKDDPSIRSLVVTGALGGAFGAGSDIKEFPEYIETGTVIERKLRYENEVFNRLDDLPQPTVAAMQGVALGGGFELALCCDFRIGEMDMKIGLPEIKLGVYPGAGLIRLPRLIGESRAKEMLLLGDFIPAEQALSWGLLNRLVPKEKVFDTAVEFATELANRPAKSVQIMKKGIRDFEGKSRDEVLEASLAMSDEVFATEDAREGVDAFFNKRAPNYKHR comes from the coding sequence ATGACAAAAGACACTACTGAACACGACACCGGCCCACCGCAAATGGTAACGCTGGAGAGGAGACAAGACGGGGTGGCTATCCTGACCCTGAACCGTCCTCCATTGAATTTATTTAACCGCGAAATGACCGAGATGTTCGATCAGGCATTGCGTGAAATCAAGGATGATCCCTCGATTCGAAGCTTGGTTGTAACCGGTGCATTAGGCGGTGCGTTTGGAGCTGGATCGGACATAAAAGAATTTCCTGAATATATCGAGACCGGAACGGTTATTGAGAGAAAGCTTCGCTATGAAAACGAAGTCTTTAATCGCCTCGACGACTTGCCTCAACCGACTGTCGCCGCAATGCAGGGAGTTGCTCTCGGCGGAGGATTTGAACTGGCTTTATGCTGTGACTTCAGGATTGGCGAAATGGATATGAAGATTGGCCTGCCTGAAATTAAGTTAGGGGTATACCCCGGCGCCGGTCTTATACGGCTTCCGCGTCTGATCGGTGAATCTCGCGCCAAGGAAATGCTTCTCCTTGGCGATTTTATACCTGCAGAACAGGCGCTGAGCTGGGGACTTCTCAATAGGCTGGTGCCGAAAGAAAAAGTCTTCGATACGGCGGTTGAGTTCGCGACCGAATTGGCAAACAGACCGGCAAAGTCCGTACAGATCATGAAAAAGGGAATACGAGATTTTGAGGGCAAGTCCCGGGATGAAGTGCTGGAGGCAAGCCTGGCTATGAGTGATGAAGTTTTCGCGACCGAAGATGCCAGAGAAGGCGTCGACGCTTTTTTCAATAAAAGAGCTCCGAATTACAAACACCGTTAA
- a CDS encoding exo-alpha-sialidase: MHCPPIALLMNVIDKFSLAFSLILPVTVSLTEAVAQPVSMPVVEWTAGDAPDHRYHFLENVRTTKLWRGTPENGTFSHHGFLAYFEGVLFGCWDSQARDENTSGQHSILRFSLDDGETWSEPKVLFPPLADNVPASETESPKPFQTSQGFAVIDNRLYAVTCADRELEEKVYRFNEVSRVRIGFLAREVRTNGSLGDIFWLSDKAPKAEPGYPARPVGDPSLVEKFKAYFKEPANLPQLLFGPRQYPDSDDDHRMNEPSPPWQLADGTWARFYRDGGSIHAQSRAEVDASRPRCNYVSFSFDGGKKWTIPTRTNFPDSVARTNAGKLPDGQVYAINNILPMTPRQGGRSMLAISLSRDGLNFDRMAVIKFIAPPLRHKGKFKGAGYQYPHSVVVGDSLWVIYSVNKENMEAVQIPLSELYSLNRSSLRSFDPEPGYFFPASIP, encoded by the coding sequence ATGCATTGCCCGCCAATAGCGCTCCTCATGAATGTCATCGACAAATTTTCTCTTGCTTTCTCGCTGATACTCCCGGTGACCGTGAGTCTGACAGAGGCGGTTGCCCAACCGGTTAGTATGCCAGTGGTCGAATGGACGGCTGGAGATGCGCCGGATCATCGATATCACTTTCTAGAAAACGTGAGAACCACAAAGCTTTGGCGTGGAACCCCGGAGAATGGAACGTTCAGCCACCACGGATTCCTCGCTTATTTCGAAGGAGTTCTCTTCGGCTGCTGGGACAGTCAGGCCCGCGACGAAAATACTTCGGGCCAGCACAGCATTCTCCGGTTTTCGCTAGACGACGGAGAAACATGGTCCGAACCGAAGGTCTTGTTTCCGCCGCTTGCCGACAACGTGCCCGCTTCCGAGACGGAAAGCCCCAAACCCTTTCAAACCTCGCAAGGATTCGCCGTGATCGACAATCGACTCTACGCCGTCACCTGCGCTGACAGGGAGTTGGAAGAAAAGGTTTATCGTTTCAATGAGGTATCGCGGGTCCGGATCGGATTCCTAGCTCGAGAGGTGCGAACGAATGGATCGCTCGGCGATATATTCTGGTTGTCTGATAAAGCTCCTAAAGCAGAGCCCGGCTATCCTGCTCGTCCAGTGGGAGATCCTTCTCTTGTTGAAAAGTTCAAGGCCTATTTCAAGGAGCCGGCCAACTTGCCACAGCTCCTCTTCGGCCCCAGACAATACCCGGATTCAGATGATGACCACCGCATGAATGAACCGAGTCCGCCTTGGCAGCTCGCCGACGGCACTTGGGCGCGGTTCTATCGTGACGGCGGCAGCATCCACGCTCAATCCCGCGCCGAGGTGGATGCATCGCGGCCTCGTTGTAATTACGTTTCCTTTTCCTTTGATGGGGGCAAAAAATGGACAATCCCTACAAGGACCAATTTCCCGGATTCCGTTGCCCGAACCAATGCCGGGAAGCTGCCGGATGGCCAGGTCTACGCGATCAACAACATCCTGCCCATGACGCCACGCCAGGGCGGTCGCTCCATGCTTGCCATCTCGTTGTCTCGGGACGGTCTCAATTTCGATCGAATGGCCGTCATCAAGTTCATAGCGCCGCCGCTAAGGCACAAGGGGAAATTCAAGGGGGCTGGGTACCAGTATCCACATTCGGTTGTGGTCGGCGATTCCCTGTGGGTAATCTATTCAGTAAACAAGGAAAATATGGAAGCAGTCCAAATTCCTCTGTCGGAGCTCTATTCCCTTAATAGATCCTCCCTGAGATCCTTCGACCCCGAACCTGGTTATTTCTTTCCCGCGTCCATCCCTTGA
- a CDS encoding aldehyde dehydrogenase family protein — protein sequence MKMIIGGQNVEASDGAVQEVINPATHTVVDTVPMATTEDIDHALLNARKGFKTWAQVPLHKRIETLYAFEELFKEAREDLIKLGMEEMGKTETLAAGEINVATLLIRNFCEAARSLGGETFAPGNHPIAENDLVLTVREPWGVVFCLLPFNSPISLYVQKAIPALLMGNAVIVKPASDTPLCNIVMTELLLKSGVEPNAVQILTGSGSKVGKYIVASKDIDVVSLTGSTEVGIQIAKDCAEHLHRVSLELGGNDALIILEDAEMDLAIHESFCGRHVHAGQICCASKRFMVQNSIREEFTNQLLEKIKAIQVGDPNDENTTFGPVTSEKAAIDIERQIQHSVEQGARLLFGGKRFNRTFIEPTLLTDVTPDMDIARDMEIFGPVWPIIGFDTIEEAIEIANNSIYGLSGGVMTRDQGKAMQIARALQTGCCVFNGSGLYRSADQPFGGYKMSGIGREGGRFTLEEMSQLKTLVFKNQY from the coding sequence ATGAAGATGATTATTGGGGGACAAAATGTCGAAGCGAGCGATGGCGCGGTTCAAGAGGTAATTAATCCCGCCACGCATACGGTGGTCGATACCGTACCCATGGCAACGACGGAGGACATAGACCACGCTTTGTTGAACGCGCGGAAAGGCTTCAAAACATGGGCACAAGTACCCCTGCATAAAAGAATAGAAACCCTGTACGCCTTCGAAGAGCTCTTTAAGGAAGCCAGAGAAGACCTCATCAAACTGGGCATGGAGGAAATGGGAAAAACCGAAACCCTGGCCGCTGGAGAAATCAACGTGGCCACGCTCCTAATCAGGAACTTTTGCGAAGCCGCCCGCTCGCTGGGCGGCGAAACATTCGCGCCAGGAAACCATCCCATCGCAGAGAACGATCTGGTCCTAACTGTTAGAGAACCCTGGGGAGTCGTCTTCTGTCTACTCCCGTTCAACAGCCCCATTTCGCTCTATGTTCAGAAAGCAATCCCTGCACTGCTGATGGGCAATGCCGTGATAGTAAAACCGGCCTCCGATACCCCGCTTTGTAATATCGTGATGACGGAACTGCTGTTGAAAAGCGGCGTTGAACCGAACGCTGTGCAAATCCTCACTGGCAGTGGCTCCAAAGTCGGCAAATACATTGTGGCGAGTAAAGATATCGATGTGGTCAGTTTAACCGGCAGCACGGAAGTCGGCATTCAAATTGCCAAGGATTGTGCTGAGCATTTACACCGGGTGTCATTGGAGCTGGGAGGAAATGATGCATTGATCATCCTGGAGGACGCCGAAATGGATCTGGCCATCCACGAATCTTTCTGTGGGCGGCACGTGCATGCAGGCCAGATATGCTGCGCAAGCAAACGCTTTATGGTGCAGAACTCGATCCGGGAGGAATTTACCAACCAGCTTCTGGAGAAAATCAAGGCCATCCAAGTCGGAGATCCGAATGACGAAAATACGACCTTCGGACCCGTTACTTCCGAAAAAGCGGCGATCGATATTGAGCGGCAAATTCAACATTCAGTCGAACAAGGAGCACGCCTGCTGTTTGGCGGCAAACGTTTCAACCGTACCTTTATTGAGCCGACTCTGCTGACGGATGTTACTCCCGATATGGATATCGCCCGGGATATGGAAATATTCGGACCGGTTTGGCCCATTATCGGCTTCGACACCATTGAAGAAGCCATTGAAATAGCGAACAACTCCATCTACGGGCTCTCCGGCGGCGTGATGACACGCGATCAGGGGAAGGCCATGCAAATTGCTCGAGCCCTGCAGACGGGATGCTGCGTATTCAATGGAAGCGGCCTTTACCGCTCTGCCGACCAACCCTTCGGCGGGTACAAAATGAGCGGCATCGGACGTGAGGGCGGACGATTCACACTCGAGGAGATGAGCCAGCTAAAAACACTCGTATTCAAAAACCAATACTAA
- a CDS encoding 4-hydroxy-2-oxovalerate aldolase produces MRRSKTLARMRKGEIIRTCVLGHYIPAFVCNAARAGYDCIWLDLEHRLFSPREVQALLAYSHLYDIDIMLRPPTLEKIGLYRYLEEGAAGLLVPQVSTAEMAKELVDAVKFPPLGERGIDNSGLDADFQYHDPDEFAAWANRETFLCVQIETPLAVRNVESIAAVEGVDMIFVGPADLGLRLRQSGEMTLEQAWETVAASCQKHGVAFGGPTLLPEDLKRRAQQGAQLLVASAEFKSWSNGLKEDFRKFDEAT; encoded by the coding sequence ATGAGAAGAAGCAAAACTCTCGCCCGCATGCGCAAGGGTGAAATCATCCGCACATGCGTGCTTGGACATTATATACCCGCATTCGTCTGCAACGCAGCTCGAGCGGGTTACGATTGTATCTGGCTCGATCTGGAACACAGGCTTTTCTCACCTCGCGAGGTCCAGGCGCTCCTGGCCTACTCGCATCTTTATGATATCGATATCATGCTCCGGCCCCCGACGCTGGAAAAGATTGGCTTGTATCGATACCTTGAGGAAGGCGCCGCCGGATTGCTCGTTCCACAAGTGTCCACCGCCGAAATGGCGAAGGAGCTCGTTGATGCCGTCAAGTTTCCCCCCTTGGGTGAGCGGGGAATTGACAACAGCGGTTTGGACGCTGACTTCCAATATCACGATCCGGATGAATTTGCGGCCTGGGCAAATCGAGAAACATTTCTTTGCGTACAGATCGAGACGCCGCTTGCCGTTCGCAATGTTGAATCCATTGCCGCGGTCGAAGGAGTGGACATGATCTTCGTGGGACCCGCAGACCTCGGGTTGCGGTTACGGCAGAGCGGCGAGATGACGCTTGAGCAGGCGTGGGAAACCGTGGCTGCCTCCTGCCAGAAGCACGGAGTCGCTTTCGGAGGCCCCACGCTATTGCCGGAGGATTTAAAACGGCGTGCTCAGCAGGGAGCGCAACTGCTGGTTGCCAGCGCAGAATTTAAAAGTTGGTCGAACGGGTTGAAGGAGGATTTCCGGAAATTCGATGAAGCAACATGA
- a CDS encoding sodium/solute symporter (Members of the Solute:Sodium Symporter (SSS), TC 2.A.21 as described in tcdb.org, catalyze solute:Na+ symport. Known solutes for members of the family include sugars, amino acids, nucleosides, inositols, vitamins, urea or anions, depending on the system.): MTPVDWIIVFIYATSTIVVGWYFGRKQKDTKEYFIGSGSMNPILVGVSLFATLLSTISYLAIPGEVLGKGPAYMAVYLSYPFIFLTLAFVILPVYMKNRVTSAYELLEQRLGLSVRMLGAAMFLTLRLVWMSLLIYMTAKAIAIMIGAGDEMIPWIVIVTAIFAITYTSVGGLRAVVITDLMQSLLLYGGALIVIGTVTWKMGGFAWFPTEWQSDVWDKQPLFSLDPSTRVTVAGSMLWIFLFLVCTSMGDQVSVQRYMSTKDVRAARKAIAMQLTTAFVVGSTLGVVGLALLGFFQVSPDLLPADGSVKSQADQLFPHFIAAQLPPVVTGLVVSGLFAAAMSSIDSGVNSITAVVMTDFLDRFGRKPQSEKQHLHVARSLAIGIGVIVVLISTLVKYVPGNFLAVTNKTTNLLTGPIALLFIFALFVPFANAPGVWIATLASVAAAAIAAFSGVLFGPDPITGMDPISFQLILPTGLIVGLLVGLVACKLFSWTKKS, encoded by the coding sequence ATGACGCCTGTCGACTGGATTATTGTATTTATCTACGCGACTTCGACGATCGTAGTTGGCTGGTATTTTGGTAGAAAGCAGAAAGACACAAAAGAGTATTTCATTGGATCAGGTAGCATGAATCCGATCCTGGTTGGCGTCTCTTTGTTCGCCACGCTTCTGAGTACGATCAGTTATCTGGCGATACCAGGAGAAGTCCTGGGTAAGGGTCCTGCCTATATGGCCGTCTACCTTTCCTATCCGTTCATATTCCTCACCCTGGCATTTGTGATTCTTCCGGTCTACATGAAGAATCGTGTCACAAGTGCCTACGAGTTACTGGAACAACGCCTTGGACTGAGTGTTCGCATGCTGGGCGCGGCGATGTTTCTCACGTTAAGATTAGTCTGGATGTCCTTGCTGATTTACATGACCGCCAAGGCCATTGCCATTATGATCGGCGCGGGCGATGAAATGATTCCCTGGATCGTTATAGTAACCGCGATCTTTGCCATTACCTATACCTCTGTCGGCGGGCTACGTGCCGTCGTCATAACCGACCTGATGCAATCCCTTCTTTTGTACGGCGGGGCATTAATCGTTATCGGCACAGTTACCTGGAAGATGGGTGGCTTCGCCTGGTTTCCAACTGAATGGCAATCGGATGTGTGGGACAAGCAACCATTGTTCAGTTTAGATCCGTCAACAAGAGTCACGGTCGCAGGCTCCATGCTGTGGATTTTCCTGTTTCTAGTATGCACTTCCATGGGTGATCAGGTCTCCGTCCAGCGGTACATGTCGACAAAGGATGTCAGAGCCGCGCGTAAAGCCATCGCCATGCAATTGACCACCGCCTTTGTTGTTGGATCGACATTGGGCGTTGTTGGTTTGGCACTGCTTGGATTCTTCCAAGTAAGTCCAGATTTATTACCGGCAGATGGCTCCGTAAAATCTCAAGCTGATCAGCTATTTCCGCACTTCATAGCGGCCCAACTGCCACCGGTGGTAACGGGCTTGGTGGTCTCGGGCCTCTTTGCAGCGGCCATGTCCAGCATCGACTCAGGCGTGAATTCGATCACGGCTGTCGTAATGACCGACTTCCTCGACCGGTTTGGACGGAAACCACAGTCGGAGAAACAGCATCTGCACGTGGCGCGCAGCCTGGCCATCGGAATCGGTGTCATCGTTGTCTTAATCAGCACACTTGTGAAGTATGTCCCTGGCAACTTCCTCGCAGTCACGAACAAGACGACCAATCTGCTAACAGGACCCATCGCACTGTTATTTATTTTTGCACTCTTTGTGCCCTTCGCTAACGCGCCTGGGGTTTGGATCGCAACCTTGGCCAGTGTCGCGGCCGCGGCAATTGCGGCGTTCTCCGGAGTCCTGTTTGGGCCTGATCCGATTACAGGTATGGATCCAATCAGCTTTCAATTAATACTTCCAACCGGACTGATTGTGGGCCTGTTGGTCGGCCTTGTAGCCTGCAAATTGTTTTCCTGGACTAAAAAAAGCTAA